CTGCGGCTGAGCGACTCCTCGAAAAGCACGACTACACCACACAGGCGGAAGTACGGATGGAAGCCCGATATGTGGTTCACGATCAGACGCCGGAATCTGATCGGCTCACCCAATCTACGGCTGACATCATCGCCAGTGCCACCGCGACTGACGAGGAGACGCGTGAAGAGATCGGTGCGCGCGTTACCGGGATGACCGTCTGTCCCTGTTCACAGGGCATGTCTGCCGCACGCGCACGAGAGACGCTGCTTGATCTCGGCGTCGACGATGAGACGATCGAGCAGTTCCTTGATGCGGTCCCGCAACCCGGCCACTCCCAGCGCGGACACGCGACGCTCACCGTCGAATCGTCAGGAGCACCCGATCTCGACGTTATCGACATCATCGACGTGGCCCGCGATTCGATGAGCGCACGGATCTACAACCTCGCAAAACGCCCGGACGAAGACCACATGACCTACGACGCCCACGCGGATGCGAAATTCGTCGAGGACTGCGTCCGATCGATGGCGGAAGGCGTTACCGAACGGTTCTCTCACCTCTCGGACGACGCCGTTATCACGATGAAGCAGTCCAACGACGAATCTATCCATCAACACAACGCCCACGCCGAACGTGTCGCGGACATGGCCGAACTGCGCGCAGAACTGAACGGGACTCAGGACTGAGGACCGAACGGGAAGCCCGGTATCGATTGCTACCGGATTGTGCCGGTGCTACTCAGAACGTGAGCGGTTCTGCTTCCTCCCAGCGGGGTTCGAACTCCGCACGAACGTCACTGGCAAAGCTCCGGTCTTTGAGATTGATCATCGCAAACCGATCGGAGCCTCGGAGTGGGTGTGGAACCTCGATACAGACTTCGGTGTCGTCCACGATGGTGAACGTGCCGCTGACGTCGTCACTGGTCCGACAGTCGAAGTTCCGATGAGGTGATAAGCTGGTGCGATAGCGTTTCCCCACCGACGATGGAAGGTCATCGACGAGCGCCGGACGCATGAGCAACGACACCTCGATATCCCGGTCGAGCGCTTCTTCGAGCGCGGCAGCGACTCGTTCGCCGATCGAATCGATGTCGAACCGCTCGGAGACGGTCGAGGCAACCATCACGACCCGATCGTCAGCGGCAGCGATCCGCTCGACTAGCAGATCGTCAACCTCTTCGGGACCGACCGCGGCCGTCCAGAACGTCTCTTCGTGTGGCTCGTTGCTGTCGAGGGTCGCGGTGAGTTCGTCGACGATTTCCTCATACTGGTTTTCCTTTTCGGCAAGTTCGCGCTTTTTGTCTTCCAATAACCGATCGAGCGCGGTCGACGGTTCGACAGCGACGTACTTTTTCGGCCGAGAAGCCGTCTGTGAGCGGACGAGATTGTACTGCTCGATACTGTTTAACACATCGTAGATGCGCCCCATCGGAACTTCGCTAACTTGTGACAACTCCTTTGCCGTTGTCGGTCCGGTTTGCAAGAGCGCTCTATAGGCACGAGCCTCGTATTCTGAGAGGCCCAAATCTCTAAGGTTTGCCATTACGTAGTTCCATCTTCCCGCTTCGATAAAAACACATCGGGAGTTTACTCCTCTTCAATGAGCGAAACGAGTGCTTCGGGAGACGTTACAGGATCGGATCGCTCCCCATCGGTGATGATAGTCGCCGTTTCGTCCGATGGATCGTCGAGGTACACGACCTTCTCGTGGTCGGCGACACGGAGTGCCGCTCGGTGAAGATCACTGCCGGGATCGTCTGCGACCTCGATCACGAGCGGCGGCGTGATGAGTCTGCTGACAGCAGTTGCGTATCCTGCCACTTCCACCCCCATCCGGTCGTGTGCACCGGCGACAGCAGACAGCGCCGTTCGGGCGACATTGCGGTACGCCTCGGTTTCGGTGAGGACGGCGAGATCGACGAGCGCATCGGCGAGTTCGGCGGTCGCATCGAGCGGACGAAGCGGTCGATCGAGCAGTGCTGGTCCCTCCTGTGGCCCATCAAGAAAACGACCGTCCGAATCTCGACGCTGTTCGATCGTCCAGTCGGCAATGGCTTTTGCCGGCTCGATGTAGCTGGGATCGAGCGTCTGGGCGGCGGTCGTCAGCGCACCCAACAGTCGGGCTTGATCGGCGAGCAGACCTTTCGTTCCATCTTCGTAGTGACGAACCGCCCCCGATTCGAAGAGTTCCTCAAGCACGTACGAGAGCGTCCGCTCGGCGTAGCGTTGTGCCCCCTCGTCGTCGGTGACGGCGTAGAACTGACACAACGCATCGATCGCCAGTGCGTTGCGGCCTGCAAACACTGTTTCGTCGATAGAGGGCTGCTGTCGTGCTTCCCGATCGGTCGGATCGAGGGTGTAGTAGTCGCTCGCGGTTTGGCTGCCCGCGAACGCGGCTCCCGTGTGGAGCGTCGTCGTGAGATAATCGATCGTTCCCCGTGCCGGGTTGCGGTACTGTTCATCACCGGTGTACAGATACGCGGTCGTAAACGCCCGACAGACGGCTGCATTGGTATCGAGCATCTTCTCCCGATGGAGATCGCTCCAGTCCCGGCTTTCGGCGTAGCGGTAAAAGCCCCCGTCGTAGGTGTCGTACAGGTGCGTGGCAATCGCCTCGAGCGTCCGTAGCGCACGCTGGCGGTCGCGTTTGAGCGCGAATTCCACCGTTCGTGGGAGCGGAAACTTCGCGCTATCACCCCAGCCACCGAACTCCTCGTCGTAGGCCGCCTCTAGCTGTCCGTTCATCCGCTCTTCGATACGCTCATCGAGTTCTCCGTGGGGGGGTTCTGTGTCCCGGAGCGCCCGTGGAATCCGGCCTGCGTCGTCGGTCCACGATTCGCGGACGCGTTCGAGCACCGATCGGAGAGTTTCGGTGTCTAGGTACGTCGCACCGGTGATCACCTCACCCGCCGGCGTGAGAAACACCGTCGAGGGGAATCCGCCCATCGTGTAGCGGTCGCGCACCCGGGGATGGCGATCCGCATCGACACGGATCGGTACGAAATCGTCGTGAACGTTCGCCGCAACTGCCGGGTTGGAGAACGCTCCTTCGTCCATCGTTTCACACCACTCACACCACGGCGCGGAGATAGAGAGCAACACCGGACGATCGGCGGCGCGGGCCTCCTCGAACGGCGCCGGTCCCCACTCGTGCCATTCGATGAGCGTATCGGTTTCCATGTCAAGTAGTCCACCTTCGGCAGGAATGGGTGTTACGTTCCACGGGAGAGTGCTGTCCAACCCCCCGTTCCCGTTTCTCATCCGGGCAGACATACACATCCCATCCTCGTCGCCCTCCGCGTATCTACTGGCGGAGCCGGCGGCAGTTCGTCGACGGCCCGACAACATCGCGCTCGCAGTCGAGACTCTCGATCAAACGATACGATTCACCAGCGAGAGACAGAGCGCACGAGTGAAGTCGTGGTGGTGTGAAGCGGAAGATATGAGCGCTACGAAAGGCGACGTTCTCGGTCGGATCGAGCGATCGTCGACGACCTTCGCCATAGCGGTCGGTGACGTCGTGTTGATCGGACTGTTCGTTCTCGCGGGTGAACTCAGCCACTACACCATCGCTTTCCTGCTGGCCAATCCGGGCCGAATCACTGGCACCGCACTCCCCTTTTACATCGGATGGGTGATCGCGGCGCCCGTGCTCGGAGCATACAGCAAGAGTGCTCGTGAGACGCCGCTTCGAGCTGCACTCATCGGTGGCGGCGCGTGGATCGTCGCCGCGCTGATCGGGCAAGGACTCCGCTCGACTGCCATCTTCCACGGAAACTTCGCCATCACGTTCATGTTCGTCTCGATCGGTGTGGGGCTCGTGTTGTTGGTCCCATGGCGGACGGTGCTCGCTGTTCGTCTTTCATGACTGTTGAAAATTCATAGAACTAGTGGGTGAGATAAAACCACCTCTGCTCAACTGCAACCGATAGATGTACTTTCACTACTCGTCGGCCATAATGGCCTTGAGTTCTTTACGAGATTTTGGCGGGTCACTGTCGTTGTCGCTTTCGTCGACATACGCGCGGGCGCGTGCTTCGACATCGATGTCGTACATCTCGATAAAGTCGATGACGCCATCAAATTGTGCCAGCGATCCTCGGTGGTAACCTCGGGATTCGGCTTCTTCCAACTCGTTGGTGTCTCGGTCGGCCAGTGATTTGGCCGCTGTTTCCTCCGGCGGGACAAATCGCTCCCGGCTGTCACAGAGGTACCAGCACAGGTGGTCGAACATGTCAATGATGTCTATGTCTTGTGCCATAGGTTGATCACGGCGTTGCAGCCGCGTGGTTCGGTTTATCCGCGATAGCAGATACATTGTGGGTTCGTCAAACCACGCGACTGAACGTTTGGTCTGTCTCTCCGTTTCGAAATAGATGGCAGTCCAGCTGTCAGTCGAACCAACTGCTCACAGACGTATATCTTTCATACGAGCACTGTTCGGCAGATCACCCGTTTCGTCGGTAGAGAAACAGCCCGAGTCCGCTGGCGACCACGGCGATTCCAGCGAGGATGACGAACAGCGCCCACGGGGGGAAATACGTGAGCGCGACACCAGCGAGGGGGGTCCCGAGTGCGCCGACGCCAAACACGCCGAGATACGTGTATCCATACGATAGCCCGCGCAAGGACGCCGGGGTGTACTTTGCGACGGTCGCTTGGTAGAACGGCTGGACGAAAAAGAGACAGAATCCGAGCGCTGCCAACAACACCAGTATCGGAGCGATCCCGATCGCCACGACGGGACGGAAGAGGAGCGCGAGCAGTACGAGCGCCCCGTATCCGCCGACCAATCCGAGTTCGAGTGGCATCCGATCGGTGAGTTTCCCCCCCACGTACTGCCCGCCGACGCCTGCTGTGAGTAGGCCCGTATACAGGTAGTTCGACGGCTCGATCGTTCGTCCGTAGAACTTGACCGGTGCGATGGTGTCGATCTCCCCGAGCACTGCCGGGAGGAAGGTGAGTATCCCCCGGTAGTACAACCCCGACAGCATCATGAGACAGAACACGACGAGAAACGCACCCACGAGTAGCGCTCTCGATTGGGTCACAAACTCCGAGAATGAAGCGATCCCGGGCGTCTTCTCAGGGTTCGTACCCCCATCGGTGGCCGGTGAGACGGCAGCCATCTCGTTTACGTCGATGCGGAGCGCGACGGCCACGCCAACCAGCGCGGGCAGGGCTAAAATCAGTGCGACGACGCGCCACTCGTCTCCGAGGAAAAACAGCAGGACTGTGGCGAGAAACGGACCGACGGCCGTTCCCACATTGCCCGCCGTCCCATGATACGCAAAGGCGGTCCCGCGCTCGTGAACCCCGCGCGTGATGAGCGACAACCCCGCAGGATGGTAGAGACTCGCCGCGATCCCCCACACGACGAGCGCGATCGTCACGACGAGGATCTCCGCCGACATCTGACTGCCGAACGCCGTGATCTGGCCGAGACCGACGAGACCGGTGATCGTTCCAGACAGACCCAACAGCACGAACGACCCACCCATCCCGAACAGGGACGCGAGGATGAGCGGTTTCGAACCGCGACGATCGGTCAACACGCCGGCGAGCGGCGCACCGATACCGAACAGCGCCGTCCCGATCCCGACGACAGTTCCCACGATCGCCTCCGTCGTCCCGAACTGCACCAGCCAGATCGGAATGAACACCGGCAACACGAACTCGTAGATGTGGACCATCGAATGCCCCAACATTACCAACCCAGTGATCGCCCGATCGTTGTGATTCACGCGTGAATCTCCGTACGGAACCGTTTTAACGTTTCTACAATCGTGGTTAACGCCCTAAAACAGTATTATCGAGATTATTGCCGTTTTCGGTGCGAGAAACGACGGATACGTTTCACAACTGTAGTACAACCGTCATTCCGACGCCCGACAGCAGCGTTCCCATGACGAACAATCCGATCGACTACACCATAGATCAACCACACAGTAGCCTGACACCTCACACGCTCATCGGCGTTCACTGTGTACACACAATGTATGAGTAGTAAGAACGTCAGTCTGAAGTCGTATGTATGCGATCGGCTGCGGACGTACAAACGTCCAGATGAGCGTTTCAGTGACGCGATCGATCGGATATTGGATGATACACAGCCGGACTGGCGGTCGTTCGTGGGAACGTTCACGAAAGCAAAGATTTCGTGAGCCTGATAGAAATCTTCGATTTCTGGTGACGTTATCCACGAGAACGCCGAGTAGGCGGGTGAACTGATCGAGCAGCGTCGTGATCGACGTTCTCAACGACCGTGGTGACGTACCAACCCAGCTTGAGGCGTACGCCGATCCGTTTCATGCACTGGCGATACTGTTCTCAGAAGTCCTCGAAGGACTGTACGCGAGTGGGAAGTCGGAAGCAGTTGCGGCCAAACATCTCTCGTGGCTTTCACTGCTTGCGTTCACATTCGAAGCGGCCCGCGAGGCAGCACGGGTTCGTCAGGAACTGCGCCGACGAGGTGAGGTGATTCCGGATGCAGACACGTTCATCGCAGGAACGGTTCGCGCTGAATCGGGAACCCTCATCACCACCGATCAACGTTTCGAATCAGTGCCCGATCTGGACTGCGACGTCCTGTGAGCGAGCCGTTCTCACTCCTCGTGGAGATGTTCGGCGACAGTCGCAGTGAGCGCTCCCGAGCGGACCAACTGTTCGATCGTCTCGATTTCCCCTGAGAGCGGACGGTCGTTAGTGAGTGGATCCACTCGCTCCCGGACGTGGTCGTACGCCCGTTGTGTGCCGTCACCGGGTGAGAGATCCTCGACGAATTCGAGTGCTTGGGTGCCACACAGCAACTCCACTGCGACTACGCGAGCCGTGTTTTCGAGTACACGACGGGCGTTGAGCGCGGCCTGTGCGCTCATGCTCACGTGATCCTCTTGACCGCCGCTGACGGGCGTGTTGTCGGTCGAGGCCGCGCCCAACGACCGGTTCTCGTTCAACAGAGCGGCGGCGGTGTACTGGGCGATCATACAGCCCGACTGCAGTCCGCTGTTCTCGGTAAGAAACGGAGGTAGATACTCAGCTTGGATGTTCGGATTGAGAATCCGATCGACGCGGCGTTCACAGATGGCAGCGAGATCCGTCAGCGCGGTCCGGACGTAATCCAGACGCAAAGCGAGGGGCTCGCCGTGGAAATTGCCCCCCGAGATGACGCCAACCGACTCGGTGCCACTGGCCCGGTCGTCGGTGTCGGCGGCCGAGAAGATCAGCGGATTGTCCGTCGCGCTGTTGAGTTCCACTTCCACCGCGTCTCGGAGATGATCGATGGCGTCACGGACCGCGCCGTGGACCTGGGGCAGACACCGGATGGAGTAGGCGTCTTGCACACGGTCACAGTTGCGGTGGGACTCGACGATCTCCGAACCGGCGGTGAGGGCACGGACGTTCGCCGCGCTGACCGACTGGCCAGCATGGGGGCGCACGTTCTGGATCGCGGGATCACACGACGCCGTCGTCCCCATTGTCACCTCCGTCGTGAGTGCACCAGCAACGTCAGCGCTGTCGATCGTCCGTTCGGCATCCACGACGGCTAGTGCCCCAAGACCGACGGTGAGCTGTGTCCCGTTGATGAGCGCCAACCCCTCCTTGGCGCGGAGCGACAGTGGTTCGAGATCGACTTCTGCCAGTGCTCGTGTTCCGGAGAGACGATCCCCATCAACGACGGCGTGACCCTCACCGATGAGCACGAGCGCCATGTGTGCGAGCGGGGCGAGATCACCGCTCGCGCCGAGACTACCGCGGGATTTGACGACCGGATGGATCTCCTCGTTCAACAGCGTCACGAGATACGCAATGACGCGCTCGCGGACACCGGAATAGCCTTTCACCAGCGCGTTGAGCCGTGTCACCATCAGCGCACGGATCTCCTCTCGTGTCAGCTCCCGGCCGCTTCCGGAAGCGTGGCTCCGAAGCAAGTTCATCTGGAGGTGGGAAAGGTCCTCTGCGGGGATCCGTTCGGTGACAAGCTGTCCGAACCCCGTGTTCAACCCGTACACCGGCTCTTCTTCCGTGACGACGGTCTCGACGCGGGCGCGCGACGTGCGAACTGCCTCCCACGCATCCT
The sequence above is drawn from the Halocatena salina genome and encodes:
- the hutH gene encoding histidine ammonia-lyase; translation: MVIELDGNSLTPEDVVSVARDDEPVAVAEDAWEAVRTSRARVETVVTEEEPVYGLNTGFGQLVTERIPAEDLSHLQMNLLRSHASGSGRELTREEIRALMVTRLNALVKGYSGVRERVIAYLVTLLNEEIHPVVKSRGSLGASGDLAPLAHMALVLIGEGHAVVDGDRLSGTRALAEVDLEPLSLRAKEGLALINGTQLTVGLGALAVVDAERTIDSADVAGALTTEVTMGTTASCDPAIQNVRPHAGQSVSAANVRALTAGSEIVESHRNCDRVQDAYSIRCLPQVHGAVRDAIDHLRDAVEVELNSATDNPLIFSAADTDDRASGTESVGVISGGNFHGEPLALRLDYVRTALTDLAAICERRVDRILNPNIQAEYLPPFLTENSGLQSGCMIAQYTAAALLNENRSLGAASTDNTPVSGGQEDHVSMSAQAALNARRVLENTARVVAVELLCGTQALEFVEDLSPGDGTQRAYDHVRERVDPLTNDRPLSGEIETIEQLVRSGALTATVAEHLHEE
- a CDS encoding TrmB family transcriptional regulator, encoding MANLRDLGLSEYEARAYRALLQTGPTTAKELSQVSEVPMGRIYDVLNSIEQYNLVRSQTASRPKKYVAVEPSTALDRLLEDKKRELAEKENQYEEIVDELTATLDSNEPHEETFWTAAVGPEEVDDLLVERIAAADDRVVMVASTVSERFDIDSIGERVAAALEEALDRDIEVSLLMRPALVDDLPSSVGKRYRTSLSPHRNFDCRTSDDVSGTFTIVDDTEVCIEVPHPLRGSDRFAMINLKDRSFASDVRAEFEPRWEEAEPLTF
- a CDS encoding PIN domain-containing protein gives rise to the protein MIDVLNDRGDVPTQLEAYADPFHALAILFSEVLEGLYASGKSEAVAAKHLSWLSLLAFTFEAAREAARVRQELRRRGEVIPDADTFIAGTVRAESGTLITTDQRFESVPDLDCDVL
- a CDS encoding DUF3054 domain-containing protein, which encodes MGVTFHGRVLSNPPFPFLIRADIHIPSSSPSAYLLAEPAAVRRRPDNIALAVETLDQTIRFTSERQSARVKSWWCEAEDMSATKGDVLGRIERSSTTFAIAVGDVVLIGLFVLAGELSHYTIAFLLANPGRITGTALPFYIGWVIAAPVLGAYSKSARETPLRAALIGGGAWIVAALIGQGLRSTAIFHGNFAITFMFVSIGVGLVLLVPWRTVLAVRLS
- a CDS encoding MFS transporter, with translation MNHNDRAITGLVMLGHSMVHIYEFVLPVFIPIWLVQFGTTEAIVGTVVGIGTALFGIGAPLAGVLTDRRGSKPLILASLFGMGGSFVLLGLSGTITGLVGLGQITAFGSQMSAEILVVTIALVVWGIAASLYHPAGLSLITRGVHERGTAFAYHGTAGNVGTAVGPFLATVLLFFLGDEWRVVALILALPALVGVAVALRIDVNEMAAVSPATDGGTNPEKTPGIASFSEFVTQSRALLVGAFLVVFCLMMLSGLYYRGILTFLPAVLGEIDTIAPVKFYGRTIEPSNYLYTGLLTAGVGGQYVGGKLTDRMPLELGLVGGYGALVLLALLFRPVVAIGIAPILVLLAALGFCLFFVQPFYQATVAKYTPASLRGLSYGYTYLGVFGVGALGTPLAGVALTYFPPWALFVILAGIAVVASGLGLFLYRRNG
- the mptA gene encoding GTP cyclohydrolase MptA is translated as MSQQLPDVQASSPTVSIGLNRVGVTGVEKLVEIDRNGDRPIVLMAEFEVFVDLPKWRKGADMSRNMEVIDETLEIAVDDTASGVEDVCGTAAERLLEKHDYTTQAEVRMEARYVVHDQTPESDRLTQSTADIIASATATDEETREEIGARVTGMTVCPCSQGMSAARARETLLDLGVDDETIEQFLDAVPQPGHSQRGHATLTVESSGAPDLDVIDIIDVARDSMSARIYNLAKRPDEDHMTYDAHADAKFVEDCVRSMAEGVTERFSHLSDDAVITMKQSNDESIHQHNAHAERVADMAELRAELNGTQD
- a CDS encoding DUF255 domain-containing protein; amino-acid sequence: METDTLIEWHEWGPAPFEEARAADRPVLLSISAPWCEWCETMDEGAFSNPAVAANVHDDFVPIRVDADRHPRVRDRYTMGGFPSTVFLTPAGEVITGATYLDTETLRSVLERVRESWTDDAGRIPRALRDTEPPHGELDERIEERMNGQLEAAYDEEFGGWGDSAKFPLPRTVEFALKRDRQRALRTLEAIATHLYDTYDGGFYRYAESRDWSDLHREKMLDTNAAVCRAFTTAYLYTGDEQYRNPARGTIDYLTTTLHTGAAFAGSQTASDYYTLDPTDREARQQPSIDETVFAGRNALAIDALCQFYAVTDDEGAQRYAERTLSYVLEELFESGAVRHYEDGTKGLLADQARLLGALTTAAQTLDPSYIEPAKAIADWTIEQRRDSDGRFLDGPQEGPALLDRPLRPLDATAELADALVDLAVLTETEAYRNVARTALSAVAGAHDRMGVEVAGYATAVSRLITPPLVIEVADDPGSDLHRAALRVADHEKVVYLDDPSDETATIITDGERSDPVTSPEALVSLIEEE